AGTTCTGTACAAGATATGCGCTTTCGGTAGCCAGGTACTGGTTCGGAGTATTCCAGTCAGCTTTCTTGCTCTCAGGAGATAGATACGGGTAAAGTTCCTTGAGGAATGTAAAAGCCCTGATTGATCCTTCGTCATTTAGCACCGTCGGGTCTCCGCCGGCAGACCTTATAAAGTCAAACATATGGCAGGTGCTGTCGGGACCCAGATTCATCTTTACTACTACTTTACCGACACCCTCTTTTTCTTTAAATGTCTTTGCCACCTGCAGCAGCTCATCCCAGTTGGTAGGAGGCTTCAAGCCGTATTCGTTAAACTTCTTCTCGTTGTAGAAAGCAATTTCTACATTCGGCCTGTAGGGCATAAAGTAGAGTTTACCGTTGAATTCTCCCACCTCTATAAGGTTCGGGATAACCTCATCGGGGATCATGTTCTCGTAGGGCGTCAGATCTTCAACCAGCCCCTTTTCAACGAGCGGCGCCAGCTGCATGTTGTCCTGGGTTATAAGATCGATATCCATCTGTCCAGCCTGGTGCATGGCTTCAAGCTTTTTAACGGCATCCCCTGCTTCCATCTGGATGGGTTCGATTTTTACGCCGTATTTTTTCTCAAATTCGGGAAACACGTTTTCCCTCATTACCTTCCATTCTTCCTCGGCCAGCCCCATGGCGACCTTGA
The DNA window shown above is from Thermosediminibacter oceani DSM 16646 and carries:
- a CDS encoding extracellular solute-binding protein — translated: MKKSMLKAICLALVSMLFLASLTGCGTTGNNQADARKGVLKVAMGLAEEEWKVMRENVFPEFEKKYGVKIEPIQMEAGDAVKKLEAMHQAGQMDIDLITQDNMQLAPLVEKGLVEDLTPYENMIPDEVIPNLIEVGEFNGKLYFMPYRPNVEIAFYNEKKFNEYGLKPPTNWDELLQVAKTFKEKEGVGKVVVKMNLGPDSTCHMFDFIRSAGGDPTVLNDEGSIRAFTFLKELYPYLSPESKKADWNTPNQYLATESAYLVQNWPFTSVVVVKDGGKEEIKAYHGWAGPVKESHVLGGEVIGIPKGAPNKEMAVKFMEFLMSKEVQEILTSKLGWPSMRTDAYGKVEEWQKPYFEAVSEALKHAEPRPNLTYWADVDKAINGALREIVLEGKEVKPTLDKYHEMIEKAKQATEGK